The Dioscorea cayenensis subsp. rotundata cultivar TDr96_F1 unplaced genomic scaffold, TDr96_F1_v2_PseudoChromosome.rev07_lg8_w22 25.fasta BLBR01001221.1, whole genome shotgun sequence genome includes a window with the following:
- the LOC120255867 gene encoding uncharacterized protein LOC120255867 isoform X1, protein MRRFGRKAAQYYFLASSPGSCSSISTLSQSAPNPWNQACDHSLCRATLAAPWSAIQRRGAKVMGSDVRFGNVIQRKGRIFQVLKAQHTQHGRGGATIQVELRDVDNGNKITERFRTDENIERVFVEEKSFTFLYQEGDSVTLMEATTFEQIEVAKELFGKAAGYLKDDMKVTVQYYDGKPMSASVPQRVTCTVVDAQPNTKGLTAAPQCSCVDAYIQAFFPFTSSLSLLPHQALLSLSLSPCSLLAPNPHCQDRILTAATQSGTPGDSLGHRWAHPGLGVVLVHWLPAKLRISCILLLLVQRYKRVLLDNGLTVLAPPFIAAGDEIVVNTTDDTYMTSSKYENGG, encoded by the exons ATGCGGAGATTTGGGAGAAAAGCCGCGCAGTACTACTTCTTGGCCAGTTCGCCGGGTTCCTGTTCCTCAATCTCAACTCTCTCACAGTCTGCACCCAATCCATGGAACCAGGCATGTGATCATTCGCTCTGCCGCGCTACACTTGCCGCTCCCTGGTCAGCCATCCAACGCCGCGGAGCTAAAGTCATGGGTTCGGAT GTCAGGTTTGGAAATGTCATACAAAGAAAAG GCCGCATTTTCCAG GTTCTGAAAGCACAACATACGCAACATGGAAGGGGAGGAGCTACTATTCAG GTGGAACTTCGAGATGTTGATAATGGGAACAAAATAACTGAGAGATTCCGTACTGATGAGAATATTGAGA GAGTTTTTGTTGAAGAGAAGTCTTTTACATTTCTGTATCAAGAAGGTGACTCTGTCACATTAATGGA AGCAACCACATTTGAGCAAATTGAAGTGGCAAAGGAATTGTTTGGCAAGGCAGCTGGTTATCTAAAAG ATGACATGAAGGTGACTGTGCAATACTACGATGGGAAACCGATGTCTGCATCAGTTCCTCAACGTGTCACATGCACTGTTGTTGATGCACAACCTAATACAAAAGGACTGACAGCTGCTCCCCA GTGCTCATGTGTAGATGCATACATACAAGCTTTCTTCCCATTCACCAGTTCTCTCTCACTTCTTCCACACCAagcccttctctctctctctctctccccctgCAGCTTGCTTGCTCCCAATCCTCACTGCCAGGACAGAATCCTCACTGCAGCTACCCAAAGTGGTACCCCCGGCGACTCCCTTGGCCACAGGTGGGCCCACCCTGGCCTGGGCGTGGTTTTGGTGCATTGGCTGCCCGCGAAGCTCCGCATTTCATGCATCCTCCTACTACTAGTTCAAAG GTATAAAAGAGTTTTACTGGATAATGGACTTACTGTGCTT GCACCTCCTTTTATTGCTGCTGGTGATGAAATCGTGGTAAATACAACAGATGATACATATATGACCAG CTCAAAGTACGAAAATGGAGGTTAA
- the LOC120255866 gene encoding zinc finger BED domain-containing protein RICESLEEPER 1-like, producing MKLKDGMFALYEHYLNASHQFPSSSSSTSSNKAKMPSMNEEVAQSSTFKDILMEFDSFESVETTPRKTQLVLYLEDPRIDRKTKLNALTFWQANQYRYPQVAAIARHVLSIPISTVLDQYRSSVKPDIIEALICTRDWLYGDQELQLQTRSLKNSQTTSWISISMAKMKRKRIFHHQIPSKHDFYFIVLKRLV from the exons ATGAAGTTGAAGGATGGCATGTTTGCTCTTTATGAACATTACTTGAATGCTAGTCATCAATTTCCAAGTTCATCATCTTCCACATCATCCAACAAGGCCAAGATGCCAAGCATGAATGAAGAAGTTGCTCAATCTTCAACATTTAAAGATATATTGATG gaatttgattcatttgaaagtGTGGAAACTACACCACGAAAAACACAATTGGTGCTTTATTTGGAGGATCCTAGAATTGATAGAAAAACTAAGTTGAATGCATTGACATTTTGGCAAGCTAACCAGTATCGATATCCACAAGTTGCGGCAATAGCAAGACATGTTCTATCTATTCCAATCTCCACTGTTCTTGATCAATATAGGAGTTCCGTGAAGCCTGATATTATTGAAGCATTGATTTGTACTAGAGATTGGTTATATGGAGATCAAG AGTTGCAACTGCAAACAAGGAGCTTGAAGAACTCACAGACAACATCATGGATCTCAATATCAATGGCAAAGATGAAAAGGAAGAGGATCTTTCATCATCAAATTCCATCAAAGCatgatttctattttattgtgTTAAAAAGACTTGTGTAA
- the LOC120255867 gene encoding elongation factor P isoform X5 produces the protein MRRFGRKAAQYYFLASSPGSCSSISTLSQSAPNPWNQACDHSLCRATLAAPWSAIQRRGAKVMGSDVRFGNVIQRKGRIFQVLKAQHTQHGRGGATIQVELRDVDNGNKITERFRTDENIERVFVEEKSFTFLYQEGDSVTLMEATTFEQIEVAKELFGKAAGYLKDDMKVTVQYYDGKPMSASVPQRVTCTVVDAQPNTKGLTAAPQYKRVLLDNGLTVLAPPFIAAGDEIVVNTTDDTYMTRAKE, from the exons ATGCGGAGATTTGGGAGAAAAGCCGCGCAGTACTACTTCTTGGCCAGTTCGCCGGGTTCCTGTTCCTCAATCTCAACTCTCTCACAGTCTGCACCCAATCCATGGAACCAGGCATGTGATCATTCGCTCTGCCGCGCTACACTTGCCGCTCCCTGGTCAGCCATCCAACGCCGCGGAGCTAAAGTCATGGGTTCGGAT GTCAGGTTTGGAAATGTCATACAAAGAAAAG GCCGCATTTTCCAG GTTCTGAAAGCACAACATACGCAACATGGAAGGGGAGGAGCTACTATTCAG GTGGAACTTCGAGATGTTGATAATGGGAACAAAATAACTGAGAGATTCCGTACTGATGAGAATATTGAGA GAGTTTTTGTTGAAGAGAAGTCTTTTACATTTCTGTATCAAGAAGGTGACTCTGTCACATTAATGGA AGCAACCACATTTGAGCAAATTGAAGTGGCAAAGGAATTGTTTGGCAAGGCAGCTGGTTATCTAAAAG ATGACATGAAGGTGACTGTGCAATACTACGATGGGAAACCGATGTCTGCATCAGTTCCTCAACGTGTCACATGCACTGTTGTTGATGCACAACCTAATACAAAAGGACTGACAGCTGCTCCCCA GTATAAAAGAGTTTTACTGGATAATGGACTTACTGTGCTT GCACCTCCTTTTATTGCTGCTGGTGATGAAATCGTGGTAAATACAACAGATGATACATATATGACCAG GGCCAAGGAATAA
- the LOC120255867 gene encoding elongation factor P isoform X2, with translation MRRFGRKAAQYYFLASSPGSCSSISTLSQSAPNPWNQACDHSLCRATLAAPWSAIQRRGAKVMGSDVRFGNVIQRKGRIFQVLKAQHTQHGRGGATIQVELRDVDNGNKITERFRTDENIERVFVEEKSFTFLYQEGDSVTLMEATTFEQIEVAKELFGKAAGYLKDDMKVTVQYYDGKPMSASVPQRVTCTVVDAQPNTKGLTAAPQCSCVDAYIQAFFPFTSSLSLLPHQALLSLSLSPCSLLAPNPHCQDRILTAATQSGTPGDSLGHRWAHPGLGVVLVHWLPAKLRISCILLLLVQRYKRVLLDNGLTVLAPPFIAAGDEIVVNTTDDTYMTRAKE, from the exons ATGCGGAGATTTGGGAGAAAAGCCGCGCAGTACTACTTCTTGGCCAGTTCGCCGGGTTCCTGTTCCTCAATCTCAACTCTCTCACAGTCTGCACCCAATCCATGGAACCAGGCATGTGATCATTCGCTCTGCCGCGCTACACTTGCCGCTCCCTGGTCAGCCATCCAACGCCGCGGAGCTAAAGTCATGGGTTCGGAT GTCAGGTTTGGAAATGTCATACAAAGAAAAG GCCGCATTTTCCAG GTTCTGAAAGCACAACATACGCAACATGGAAGGGGAGGAGCTACTATTCAG GTGGAACTTCGAGATGTTGATAATGGGAACAAAATAACTGAGAGATTCCGTACTGATGAGAATATTGAGA GAGTTTTTGTTGAAGAGAAGTCTTTTACATTTCTGTATCAAGAAGGTGACTCTGTCACATTAATGGA AGCAACCACATTTGAGCAAATTGAAGTGGCAAAGGAATTGTTTGGCAAGGCAGCTGGTTATCTAAAAG ATGACATGAAGGTGACTGTGCAATACTACGATGGGAAACCGATGTCTGCATCAGTTCCTCAACGTGTCACATGCACTGTTGTTGATGCACAACCTAATACAAAAGGACTGACAGCTGCTCCCCA GTGCTCATGTGTAGATGCATACATACAAGCTTTCTTCCCATTCACCAGTTCTCTCTCACTTCTTCCACACCAagcccttctctctctctctctctccccctgCAGCTTGCTTGCTCCCAATCCTCACTGCCAGGACAGAATCCTCACTGCAGCTACCCAAAGTGGTACCCCCGGCGACTCCCTTGGCCACAGGTGGGCCCACCCTGGCCTGGGCGTGGTTTTGGTGCATTGGCTGCCCGCGAAGCTCCGCATTTCATGCATCCTCCTACTACTAGTTCAAAG GTATAAAAGAGTTTTACTGGATAATGGACTTACTGTGCTT GCACCTCCTTTTATTGCTGCTGGTGATGAAATCGTGGTAAATACAACAGATGATACATATATGACCAG GGCCAAGGAATAA
- the LOC120255867 gene encoding elongation factor P isoform X3: MRRFGRKAAQYYFLASSPGSCSSISTLSQSAPNPWNQACDHSLCRATLAAPWSAIQRRGAKVMGSDVRFGNVIQRKGRIFQVLKAQHTQHGRGGATIQVELRDVDNGNKITERFRTDENIERVFVEEKSFTFLYQEGDSVTLMEATTFEQIEVAKELFGKAAGYLKDDMKVTVQYYDGKPMSASVPQRVTCTVVDAQPNTKGLTAAPHLLAPNPHCQDRILTAATQSGTPGDSLGHRWAHPGLGVVLVHWLPAKLRISCILLLLVQRYKRVLLDNGLTVLAPPFIAAGDEIVVNTTDDTYMTSSKYENGG; encoded by the exons ATGCGGAGATTTGGGAGAAAAGCCGCGCAGTACTACTTCTTGGCCAGTTCGCCGGGTTCCTGTTCCTCAATCTCAACTCTCTCACAGTCTGCACCCAATCCATGGAACCAGGCATGTGATCATTCGCTCTGCCGCGCTACACTTGCCGCTCCCTGGTCAGCCATCCAACGCCGCGGAGCTAAAGTCATGGGTTCGGAT GTCAGGTTTGGAAATGTCATACAAAGAAAAG GCCGCATTTTCCAG GTTCTGAAAGCACAACATACGCAACATGGAAGGGGAGGAGCTACTATTCAG GTGGAACTTCGAGATGTTGATAATGGGAACAAAATAACTGAGAGATTCCGTACTGATGAGAATATTGAGA GAGTTTTTGTTGAAGAGAAGTCTTTTACATTTCTGTATCAAGAAGGTGACTCTGTCACATTAATGGA AGCAACCACATTTGAGCAAATTGAAGTGGCAAAGGAATTGTTTGGCAAGGCAGCTGGTTATCTAAAAG ATGACATGAAGGTGACTGTGCAATACTACGATGGGAAACCGATGTCTGCATCAGTTCCTCAACGTGTCACATGCACTGTTGTTGATGCACAACCTAATACAAAAGGACTGACAGCTGCTCCCCA CTTGCTTGCTCCCAATCCTCACTGCCAGGACAGAATCCTCACTGCAGCTACCCAAAGTGGTACCCCCGGCGACTCCCTTGGCCACAGGTGGGCCCACCCTGGCCTGGGCGTGGTTTTGGTGCATTGGCTGCCCGCGAAGCTCCGCATTTCATGCATCCTCCTACTACTAGTTCAAAG GTATAAAAGAGTTTTACTGGATAATGGACTTACTGTGCTT GCACCTCCTTTTATTGCTGCTGGTGATGAAATCGTGGTAAATACAACAGATGATACATATATGACCAG CTCAAAGTACGAAAATGGAGGTTAA
- the LOC120255867 gene encoding elongation factor P isoform X4: MRRFGRKAAQYYFLASSPGSCSSISTLSQSAPNPWNQACDHSLCRATLAAPWSAIQRRGAKVMGSDVRFGNVIQRKGRIFQVLKAQHTQHGRGGATIQVELRDVDNGNKITERFRTDENIERVFVEEKSFTFLYQEGDSVTLMEATTFEQIEVAKELFGKAAGYLKDDMKVTVQYYDGKPMSASVPQRVTCTVVDAQPNTKGLTAAPQYKRVLLDNGLTVLAPPFIAAGDEIVVNTTDDTYMTSSKYENGG; encoded by the exons ATGCGGAGATTTGGGAGAAAAGCCGCGCAGTACTACTTCTTGGCCAGTTCGCCGGGTTCCTGTTCCTCAATCTCAACTCTCTCACAGTCTGCACCCAATCCATGGAACCAGGCATGTGATCATTCGCTCTGCCGCGCTACACTTGCCGCTCCCTGGTCAGCCATCCAACGCCGCGGAGCTAAAGTCATGGGTTCGGAT GTCAGGTTTGGAAATGTCATACAAAGAAAAG GCCGCATTTTCCAG GTTCTGAAAGCACAACATACGCAACATGGAAGGGGAGGAGCTACTATTCAG GTGGAACTTCGAGATGTTGATAATGGGAACAAAATAACTGAGAGATTCCGTACTGATGAGAATATTGAGA GAGTTTTTGTTGAAGAGAAGTCTTTTACATTTCTGTATCAAGAAGGTGACTCTGTCACATTAATGGA AGCAACCACATTTGAGCAAATTGAAGTGGCAAAGGAATTGTTTGGCAAGGCAGCTGGTTATCTAAAAG ATGACATGAAGGTGACTGTGCAATACTACGATGGGAAACCGATGTCTGCATCAGTTCCTCAACGTGTCACATGCACTGTTGTTGATGCACAACCTAATACAAAAGGACTGACAGCTGCTCCCCA GTATAAAAGAGTTTTACTGGATAATGGACTTACTGTGCTT GCACCTCCTTTTATTGCTGCTGGTGATGAAATCGTGGTAAATACAACAGATGATACATATATGACCAG CTCAAAGTACGAAAATGGAGGTTAA